A region from the Vicia villosa cultivar HV-30 ecotype Madison, WI linkage group LG3, Vvil1.0, whole genome shotgun sequence genome encodes:
- the LOC131658581 gene encoding isoleucine N-monooxygenase 1-like: MNIKPKIPKLPPGPKPWPIVGNLPEMLASKSPTEWIHKTMEQFNTDIACIRLGNVHVIPVNCPTIACEFLKKHDADFASRPKSMATDIITNGYLTSALVPSGEQWKKMKKIVAKDLLSPFRHQWLQDKRNEEADNLMLYVYNKCNNGDLVNVRIATQHYCGNIFRKLFFNARYFGKGMTNGGPGVEEIEHVDAAFELLNHVYAFSASDYIPWLRLFDFDGHKGKVKNAMKIMNKYHDSLVEERIKQWNDGSKNVEEDLLDVLISLKDVNNNPLLTMKEIKAQTIELMMAMIDNPSNAVQCTLAEMINEPRLLEKAMEELDNIVGKDRLVQESDIPKLKFLNACAREAFRLHPISAFNPAHLSTHDTIVGNFLIPKGSHVLLGRTGLGRNPKVWTEPYKFKPERHLKNDGHDISLTEPDLKFISFSIGRRGCPGVKLGTTMTIFLLARLLHGFSWNIHPNISKINPDEPLMLVAKPRLKKDLSSLVNDVHKQIYGSVVPLLEEEKLSLKDRGNLSLV; the protein is encoded by the exons ATGAATATAAAGCCAAAAATACCAAAATTGCCACCAGGTCCAAAACCATGGCCTATAGTTGGCAATCTTCCTGAAATGCTTGCAAGCAAGTCTCCAACTGAGTGGATACACAAAACTATGGAACAATTCAACACTGATATTGCATGTATTCGCCTAGGAAATGTTCATGTTATCCCTGTTAATTGTCCCACCATTGCTTGTGAATTCTTGAAAAAACATGATGCTGATTTTGCTTCAAGACCAAAAAGCATGGCCACTGATATCATCACCAATGGCTACTTGACTTCAGCCCTCGTACCCTCTGGCGAACAAtggaaaaagatgaagaaaatcgtTGCAAAGGATTTGCTCTCTCCATTCAGACATCAATGGCTTCAAGACAAAAGAAACGAAGAAGCCGATAATCTTATGTTGTATGTGTACAACAAATGCAACAATGGCGACCTTGTGAATGTTAGGATTGCAACACAACATTATTGCGGTAATATTTTCcgaaaactattttttaatgcGAGATACTTCGGAAAGGGTATGACGAATGGAGGCCCTGGTGTGGAAGAAATAGAACATGTTGATGCTGCTTTCGAATTGCTTAACCATGTTTATGCTTTCTCTGCATCTGATTATATCCCATGGTTGAGGTTATTTGATTTTGATGGACATAAGGGAAAGGTAAAAAATGCAATGAAGATAATGAACAAGTATCATGATTCTCTCGTTGAAGAGAGGATCAAACAATGGAATGATGGATCAAAGAATGTTGAAGAGGACTTGCTAGAtgttttaatttctttaaaaGATGTCAATAATAATCCGTTATTGACAATGAAGGAAATCAAGGCTCAAACTATT GAATTGATGATGGCGATGATAGACAATCCATCAAATGCAGTTCAATGTACATTGGCCGAAATGATAAATGAACCCAGACTATTAGAAAAGGCTATGGAAGAATTGGACAACATAGTTGGAAAAGATAGGTTGGTCCAAGAATCAGATATTCCTAAACTCAAATTCTTGAATGCTTGTGCAAGGGAAGCTTTCCGCCTCCATCCCATATCTGCATTCAATCCTGCCCATCTTTCTACGCATGATACAATAGTTGGAAATTTCTTGATACCAAAGGGTAGTCATGTATTGCTAGGAAGAACTGGTCTCGGGAGAAATCCAAAAGTTTGGACCGAACCTTACAAATTTAAACCAGAACGTCATCTCAAGAATGATGGACATGATATATCTTTGACAGAGCCGGATTTAAAGTTCATATCTTTTAGTATAGGAAGACGCGGTTGTCCTGGTGTCAAGCTTGGCACCACAATGACTATCTTTTTATTAGCAAGGTTGCTCCATGGTTTCAGTTGGAATATTCATCCAAATATATCAAAAATCAATCCTGATGAGCCACTGATGCTTGTAGCAAAACCACGATTGAAAAAAGATTT GTCTTCTCTTGTAAATGATGTTCATAAACAAATCTATGGGAGTGTAGTTCCACTACTTGAAGAAGAAAAATTGTCCTTAAAGGATAGAGGTAATTTGAGCCTTGTTTAA
- the LOC131658582 gene encoding uncharacterized protein LOC131658582, with product MYFEEELQGGDVEGTKDTDGLKSGSEDSAVGINFEDSDNDVVMTEAVAVDDAEISEDGTKNGKGKGKSKGKVKAKRKGKGKGKVKGKGKGKGKGKVKGKGKIGRPSKKKVSESATSGEKSLLVDDDEVDEEEIPVNLKGLSDVETDNSEVGFDEYFSEDDCVTKTLFQTFKMPKTMEDYKWELGTYFATNQDFKDAIRSYAIHNGRDMKFKKNDKKRMRVICKKGCPWEAYCAKIQDEETWQLRKIVDKHTCSRDFKVNLLNSKWLSSKIQKNVRENPNLRLADIMEKTQQKWNVGINRTLAYRAKTKAIDIVDGSFREQYKRIHDYAHELLRANPGSTVKVTSQPFQGEEESIENPQIQLSPHFQRMYICFKACKDSFFKCRPIIGLDGCFLKGYYGGQILAAIGRDPNDQMMPIAYAVVEGETKDSWSWFLELLIADLGGERICKTYTFISDQQKGLLPALEELLPQVDQRFCVRHLYSNFRKKFPGAKLKELMWKAATASYTNAFERAMLEMKGVNENAFKHLIKLPARYWSKAFFKPYPLCDALVNNMSEAFNSVFVTSRAKPIITMLEEIRVYLMQRWESNREKIAKFEGDILPNIKKKITKESGRTNYWIVRRAGEFDYEVRHISNNGEKYVVNLSTKLCSCRLWMLTGLPCCHAMSCMKSQQLDIEDFVPDCYKKSTYEACYASVIFPVNGENLWEKKDYAELQPPPIKRQPGRPKKKRTRDPSENIRNETQLKRANFGIKCSRCHMMGHNKSTCKLPPPSQSAQPETTQPEPIQHGPSQPEATQPEATQQDSTQSEAILN from the exons ATGTACTTTGAAGAGGAGTTACAAGGTGGTGATGTTGAGGGGACCAAAGATACTGATGGATTGAAAAGTGGTAGTGAAGATAGTGCAGTAGGAATTAACTTTGAAGATTCTGATAATGATGTGGTGATGACTGAAGCAGTGGCAGTTGATGATGCTGAAATATCTGAGGATGGGACAAAAAATGGTAAGGGAAAAGGGAAGAGTAAAGGAAAAGTTAAAGCTAAGAGGAAGGGGAAGGGGAAGGGGAAGGTAAAAGGGAAGGGGAAGGGGAAGGGGAAGGGGAAAGTAAAAGGGAAGGGGAAGATTGGAAGACCTAGTAAGAAGAAAGTTAGTGAGAGTGCCACATCTGGGGAAAAAAGCCTTTTAGTTGATGATGATGAGGTAGATGAAGAAGAAATACCTGTAAATTTGAAGGGTTTGAGTGATGTTGAGACTGACAACAGTGAAGTAggatttgatgaatattttagTGAGGATGATTGTGTGACAAAGACTCTATTTCAAACCTTCAAAATGCCTAAAACTATGGAGGATTATAAGTGGGAGTTAGGAACATACTTTGCAACTAACCAAGACTTCAAGGATGCCATAAGGTCATATGCCATACACAATGGTAGGGACATGAAGTTcaagaaaaatgataaaaaaaggaTGAGAGTGATATGTAAAAAAGGGTGTCCATGGGAGGCATATTGTGCCAAAATTCAGGATGAGGAAACATGGCAGCTTAGGAAGATTGTTGACAAACATACTTGTAGTAGGGATTtcaaagtaaatttgttaaactCAAAATGGCTGAGTAGTAAGATACAGAAAAATGTTAGAGAGAATCCTAATTTAAGGCTAGCTGACATTATGGAAAAAACTCAACAGAAATGGAATGTGGGAATCAATAGAACTCTTGCATACAGGGCCAAGACAAAGGCAATTGACATTGTTGATGGCTCATTTAGAGAACAATATAAAAGGATACATGACTATGCACATGAACTTCTAAGGGCCAATCCTGGTTCAACAGTCAAAGTAACCAGTCAACCTTTCCAAGGTGAAGAAGAAAGCATTGAGAATCCTCAAATTCAACTGAGTCCCCATTTTCAGAGAATGTACATTTGTTTTAAGGCATGCAAGGACAGCTTCTTTAAGTGCAGGCCTATAATAGGATTGGATGGGTGCTTCTTGAAGGGTTATTATGGTGGACAGATTCTTGCTGCAATTGGGAGGGATCCCAATGATCAGATGATGCCTATTGCTTATGCTGTAGTGGAGGGAGAAACCAAAGATTCATGGAGTTGGTTCCTTGAGTTGCTGATAGCTGATCTTGGTGGGGAAAGGATTTGCAAAACTTACACTTTCATAAGTGATCAACAAAAG GGACTATTACCAGCCCTAGAAGAACTATTGCCTCAAGTGGATCAGAGGTTCTGTGTCAG GCATTTGTATAGCAATTTTAGAAAGAAATTCCCTGGTGCCAAACTCAAGGAATTGATGTGGAAAGCTGCTACAGCTAGTTATACTAATGCATTTGAAAGGGCTATGCTGGAGATGAAGGGTGTCAATGAGAATGCCTTCAAGCATTTGATAAAGCTGCCAGCTAGATATTGGAGCAAGGCATTCTTCAAGCCATATCCTCTTTGTGATGCCTTGGTAAACAACATGTCAGAGGCTTTCAACTCTGTGTTTGTGACTTCTAGGGCCAAACCTATAATTACCATGCTTGAAGAAATCAGAGTATATCTCATGCAAAGGTGGGAGTCAAATAGAGAGAAAATTGCCAAGTTTGAAGGAGATATTTTGCCCAATATcaagaaaaaaattacaaaggAATCTGGAAGAACAAACTATTGGATTGTGAG GCGTGCAGGTGAGTTTGACTATGAAGTGAGGCACATCTCAAACAATGGAGAAAAGTATGTGGTGAATTTGTCCACCAAGCTGTGTTCTTGCAGGTTATGGATGCTAACAGGTTTACCTTGTTGTCATGCCATGAGTTGTATGAAATCACAACAACTTGATATTGAAGATTTTGTGCCTGACTGTTACAAAAAATCTACTTATGAGGCATGTTATGCAAGTGTTATTTTTCCTGTCAATGGAGAAAATCTGTGGGAGAAGAAGGACTATGCTGAATTGCAACCACCACCTATCAAGAGGCAGCCAggaaggccaaagaagaagagaacTAGAGACCCATCTGAAAACATAAGGAATGAGACTCAACTCAAAAGGGCAAACTTTGGCATTAAGTGCAGTAGGTGCCACATGATGGGGCACAACAAATCAACATGCAAACTGCCACCACCAAGCCAGTCTGCTCAACCTGAAACTACTCAGCCTGAGCCAATTCAGCATGGACCTAGCCAGCCTGAAGCTACTCAACCTGAAGCTACTCAGCAAGATTCAACCCAGTCTGAAGCAATTCTGAATTAG